A part of Vulcanisaeta moutnovskia 768-28 genomic DNA contains:
- a CDS encoding argininosuccinate synthase — protein MALAYSGGLDTTVAIHWLKERFDAEIITVTVDVGQDDDLRDIEERAYKAGALKHYTIDAKREFAEGPVAMAIMTNALYEDKYPLGTALARPLIAEKVVEVARKEGCDAIAHGSTSKGNDQVRFNEALMALAPDLMIIEPAKIWSMNRAEEIEYARRHGIPIPNIHSRFSIDDNLWSRSIEGHEIDDPNIEVPEDAFKWTVPSEKVNGSLILEIEFREGLPVAVNGEKIDLVSLISLLNKVVGAHGFGRIDHIENRVVGFKSREVYEAPAALTLIEAHRDLEKLVYTPLEYRFKKMIDQTWTDLVYSGLWHEPLREELDGLIRTMNRWVSGIVKVKIFGGLTILGRESPYASYSEDLVDYVGGWYPSEEEARGFIRMHTLHSLTAYRVRRR, from the coding sequence ATCGCACTCGCCTACTCAGGAGGTCTCGACACAACAGTAGCAATTCACTGGCTTAAGGAGAGGTTTGATGCAGAGATTATAACAGTCACGGTGGATGTTGGGCAGGATGATGATCTCAGGGACATTGAGGAGAGAGCATATAAGGCAGGTGCCCTTAAGCATTACACCATTGATGCTAAGAGGGAATTTGCCGAGGGTCCTGTGGCAATGGCGATAATGACTAATGCTCTCTATGAGGATAAGTACCCATTGGGTACGGCATTGGCTAGGCCATTAATTGCTGAGAAGGTCGTTGAGGTGGCCAGGAAGGAGGGCTGTGATGCCATTGCGCATGGATCCACGTCTAAAGGCAATGACCAGGTCAGGTTTAACGAGGCATTAATGGCCTTAGCGCCCGATCTCATGATTATTGAGCCAGCGAAGATTTGGAGTATGAATAGGGCCGAGGAGATTGAGTATGCAAGGAGGCATGGTATCCCAATACCAAACATACATAGTAGGTTTAGTATTGATGATAATCTGTGGTCAAGGAGTATAGAGGGTCATGAAATAGATGATCCTAACATCGAAGTTCCTGAAGATGCCTTTAAATGGACAGTACCATCTGAGAAGGTCAATGGTTCTCTCATACTTGAGATTGAGTTTAGAGAGGGATTGCCCGTGGCGGTTAATGGCGAGAAAATTGACCTGGTAAGCTTAATATCGCTGCTTAATAAGGTGGTTGGCGCACATGGTTTTGGCAGAATTGACCATATTGAGAATAGAGTTGTTGGTTTTAAGTCTAGGGAGGTCTATGAGGCTCCGGCTGCATTAACACTTATTGAGGCTCATAGGGACTTGGAGAAACTTGTCTATACACCACTTGAGTATAGGTTTAAGAAGATGATTGATCAGACCTGGACTGACCTGGTCTATAGCGGCTTATGGCATGAACCACTGCGTGAGGAGCTTGATGGTCTTATTAGGACCATGAACAGGTGGGTTAGTGGTATAGTTAAGGTTAAGATTTTCGGTGGCTTAACAATACTCGGTAGGGAGAGTCCATACGCTAGTTATAGTGAAGATCTTGTGGATTACGTGGGTGGTTGGTACCCAAGCGAGGAGGAGGCGAGGGGCTTCATAAGAATGCACACACTACATTCATTAACTGCATATAGGGTAAGACGCAGGTAA